The Coffea arabica cultivar ET-39 chromosome 1e, Coffea Arabica ET-39 HiFi, whole genome shotgun sequence genome has a window encoding:
- the LOC113713890 gene encoding uncharacterized protein isoform X7, translating to MQSLKGKAASGEISFLSKLVVLLAVALAITVLSIGFRQPNQRSLLGIQHLVDSSSAPALSTHAVGFSFRAFGYRIILPEYAPGWIYFWLLMAAGCGLFISEEALNIWVGITLARMLSLDGTWHSFLDSFSRNAHYIVSTVLWVYWGVCISDMIPFYLGKLFRQSGASDDVSSKLGIGREKALKITRVVQKYGNLVGVVERFSLGVRNPTAFLAGAMGISPEFFFAGVCCGGLITLPLQLGIGFLFRDRPVFALATVATVVGIWTIIPYAAAALTALFLYLRRKNFS from the exons ATGCAAAGTTTGAAAGGCAAAGCAGCTAGTGGAGAAATCTCATTTCTGTCAAAACTAGTGGTACTCCTGGCTGTGGCTCTGGCAATTACAGTGCTATCCATTGGCTTTAGACAGCCTAATCAAAGATCTCTGCTTGGCATTCAACATTTAGTTGATAGTTCATCTGCTCCCGCTTTAAGCACACATGCTGTTGGTTTTTCTTTTAGAGCTTTTGGATACAGAATTATACTTCCAGAATATGCTCCAGG GTGGATCTACTTCTGGCTGCTGATGGCTGCAGGATGCGGTCTTTTCATAAGTGAAGAGGCTTTAAATATATGG GTTGGCATCACTTTAGCGCGGATGCTTTCACTGGATGGCACATGGCATTCTTTTCTTGATTCATTCTCTAGGAACGCTCACTACATTGTATCCACGGTTTTATGGGTTTACTG GGGAGTTTGCATTAGTGATATGATACCATTTTACCTTGGCAAGCTTTTCAGACAATCTGGGGCATCCGATGATGTTTCTTCAAAG TTAGGAATTGGCAGAGAGAAAGCATTGAAAATCACGCGCGTTGTCCAAAAATATGGAAATCTAGTTGGTGTTG TTGAACGGTTCTCGTTAGGTGTGAGGAATCCTACAGCATTTTTAGCAGGTGCAATG GGTATATCACCTGAGTTTTTCTTTGCCGGTGTCTGTTGTGGTGGTCTTATAACACTTCCACTTCAG TTGGGGATTGGATTCTTATTCAGAGACCGTCCAGTGTTTGCCCTTGCCACTGTTGCAACTGTAGTG GGAATCTGGACTATCATCCCATATGCTGCAGCTGCTTTGACAGCATTGTTCCTTTATCTGCGACGTAAGAACTTCAGTTAG
- the LOC113713890 gene encoding uncharacterized protein isoform X6 — MHRTIFGILSPRHLGISLLSLFLRFTCFQHQGPESDESSTSKDKPEGQHKAADDVMQSLKGKAASGEISFLSKLVVLLAVALAITVLSIGFRQPNQRSLLGIQHLVDSSSAPALSTHAVGFSFRAFGYRIILPEYAPGWIYFWLLMAAGCGLFISEEALNIWVGITLARMLSLDGTWHSFLDSFSRNAHYIVSTVLWVYWGVCISDMIPFYLGKLFRQSGASDDVSSKLGIGREKALKITRVVQKYGNLVGVVERFSLGVRNPTAFLAGAMGISPEFFFAGVCCGGLITLPLQLGIGFLFRDRPVFALATVATVVGIWTIIPYAAAALTALFLYLRRKNFS; from the exons ATGCACCGCACCATCTTTGGAATTTTAAGCCCTCGGCATCTCGGTATCTCCCTCCTGTCCTTGTTTTTAAG GTTCACATGCTTTCAGCATCAGGGTCCTGAAAGTGATGAGTCTTCCACATCTAAGGACAAACCAGAGGGACAACATAAGGCTGCTGATGATGTAATGCAAAGTTTGAAAGGCAAAGCAGCTAGTGGAGAAATCTCATTTCTGTCAAAACTAGTGGTACTCCTGGCTGTGGCTCTGGCAATTACAGTGCTATCCATTGGCTTTAGACAGCCTAATCAAAGATCTCTGCTTGGCATTCAACATTTAGTTGATAGTTCATCTGCTCCCGCTTTAAGCACACATGCTGTTGGTTTTTCTTTTAGAGCTTTTGGATACAGAATTATACTTCCAGAATATGCTCCAGG GTGGATCTACTTCTGGCTGCTGATGGCTGCAGGATGCGGTCTTTTCATAAGTGAAGAGGCTTTAAATATATGG GTTGGCATCACTTTAGCGCGGATGCTTTCACTGGATGGCACATGGCATTCTTTTCTTGATTCATTCTCTAGGAACGCTCACTACATTGTATCCACGGTTTTATGGGTTTACTG GGGAGTTTGCATTAGTGATATGATACCATTTTACCTTGGCAAGCTTTTCAGACAATCTGGGGCATCCGATGATGTTTCTTCAAAG TTAGGAATTGGCAGAGAGAAAGCATTGAAAATCACGCGCGTTGTCCAAAAATATGGAAATCTAGTTGGTGTTG TTGAACGGTTCTCGTTAGGTGTGAGGAATCCTACAGCATTTTTAGCAGGTGCAATG GGTATATCACCTGAGTTTTTCTTTGCCGGTGTCTGTTGTGGTGGTCTTATAACACTTCCACTTCAG TTGGGGATTGGATTCTTATTCAGAGACCGTCCAGTGTTTGCCCTTGCCACTGTTGCAACTGTAGTG GGAATCTGGACTATCATCCCATATGCTGCAGCTGCTTTGACAGCATTGTTCCTTTATCTGCGACGTAAGAACTTCAGTTAG
- the LOC113713890 gene encoding uncharacterized protein isoform X1 produces the protein MAVVVANGRPLITALISCNLPHIKFLLGGGAPTSCRTPSFSSSLPNTTLKSANAPHHLWNFKPSASRLLNCDTYYCSMSKRGEKKKEMKKTSLMFTCFQHQGPESDESSTSKDKPEGQHKAADDVMQSLKGKAASGEISFLSKLVVLLAVALAITVLSIGFRQPNQRSLLGIQHLVDSSSAPALSTHAVGFSFRAFGYRIILPEYAPGWIYFWLLMAAGCGLFISEEALNIWVGITLARMLSLDGTWHSFLDSFSRNAHYIVSTVLWVYWGVCISDMIPFYLGKLFRQSGASDDVSSKLGIGREKALKITRVVQKYGNLVGVVERFSLGVRNPTAFLAGAMGISPEFFFAGVCCGGLITLPLQLGIGFLFRDRPVFALATVATVVGIWTIIPYAAAALTALFLYLRRKNFS, from the exons ATGGCGGTTGTAGTAGCAAATGGGCGTCCATTAATTACGGCTCTCATCTCTTGCAATTTGCCACATATCAAGTTCTTGCTCGGTGGTGGTGCTCCCACCAGTTGTCGTACACCTTCCTTCTCCTCCTCGCTACCGAACACTACACTCAAAAGTGCAAATGCACCGCACCATCTTTGGAATTTTAAGCCCTCGGCATCTCG GCTGCTGAATTGTGATACATACTACTGTAGCATGtcaaaaagaggggaaaaaaagaaagaaatgaagaagacgTCTCTAAT GTTCACATGCTTTCAGCATCAGGGTCCTGAAAGTGATGAGTCTTCCACATCTAAGGACAAACCAGAGGGACAACATAAGGCTGCTGATGATGTAATGCAAAGTTTGAAAGGCAAAGCAGCTAGTGGAGAAATCTCATTTCTGTCAAAACTAGTGGTACTCCTGGCTGTGGCTCTGGCAATTACAGTGCTATCCATTGGCTTTAGACAGCCTAATCAAAGATCTCTGCTTGGCATTCAACATTTAGTTGATAGTTCATCTGCTCCCGCTTTAAGCACACATGCTGTTGGTTTTTCTTTTAGAGCTTTTGGATACAGAATTATACTTCCAGAATATGCTCCAGG GTGGATCTACTTCTGGCTGCTGATGGCTGCAGGATGCGGTCTTTTCATAAGTGAAGAGGCTTTAAATATATGG GTTGGCATCACTTTAGCGCGGATGCTTTCACTGGATGGCACATGGCATTCTTTTCTTGATTCATTCTCTAGGAACGCTCACTACATTGTATCCACGGTTTTATGGGTTTACTG GGGAGTTTGCATTAGTGATATGATACCATTTTACCTTGGCAAGCTTTTCAGACAATCTGGGGCATCCGATGATGTTTCTTCAAAG TTAGGAATTGGCAGAGAGAAAGCATTGAAAATCACGCGCGTTGTCCAAAAATATGGAAATCTAGTTGGTGTTG TTGAACGGTTCTCGTTAGGTGTGAGGAATCCTACAGCATTTTTAGCAGGTGCAATG GGTATATCACCTGAGTTTTTCTTTGCCGGTGTCTGTTGTGGTGGTCTTATAACACTTCCACTTCAG TTGGGGATTGGATTCTTATTCAGAGACCGTCCAGTGTTTGCCCTTGCCACTGTTGCAACTGTAGTG GGAATCTGGACTATCATCCCATATGCTGCAGCTGCTTTGACAGCATTGTTCCTTTATCTGCGACGTAAGAACTTCAGTTAG
- the LOC113713890 gene encoding uncharacterized protein isoform X5 encodes MAVVVANGRPLITALISCNLPHIKFLLGGGAPTSCRTPSFSSSLPNTTLKSANAPHHLWNFKPSASRLLNCDTYYCSMSKRGEKKKEMKKTSLMFTCFQHQGPESDESSTSKDKPEGQHKAADDVMQSLKGKAASGEISFLSKLVVLLAVALAITVLSIGFRQPNQRSLLGIQHLVDSSSAPALSTHAVGFSFRAFGYRIILPEYAPGWIYFWLLMAAGCGLFISEEALNIWVGITLARMLSLDGTWHSFLDSFSRNAHYIVSTVLWVYWGVCISDMIPFYLGKLFRQSGASDDVSSKLGIGREKALKITRVVQKYGNLVGVVERFSLGVRNPTAFLAGAMVLTRKRLLPHAMHTKLWCRSRMS; translated from the exons ATGGCGGTTGTAGTAGCAAATGGGCGTCCATTAATTACGGCTCTCATCTCTTGCAATTTGCCACATATCAAGTTCTTGCTCGGTGGTGGTGCTCCCACCAGTTGTCGTACACCTTCCTTCTCCTCCTCGCTACCGAACACTACACTCAAAAGTGCAAATGCACCGCACCATCTTTGGAATTTTAAGCCCTCGGCATCTCG GCTGCTGAATTGTGATACATACTACTGTAGCATGtcaaaaagaggggaaaaaaagaaagaaatgaagaagacgTCTCTAAT GTTCACATGCTTTCAGCATCAGGGTCCTGAAAGTGATGAGTCTTCCACATCTAAGGACAAACCAGAGGGACAACATAAGGCTGCTGATGATGTAATGCAAAGTTTGAAAGGCAAAGCAGCTAGTGGAGAAATCTCATTTCTGTCAAAACTAGTGGTACTCCTGGCTGTGGCTCTGGCAATTACAGTGCTATCCATTGGCTTTAGACAGCCTAATCAAAGATCTCTGCTTGGCATTCAACATTTAGTTGATAGTTCATCTGCTCCCGCTTTAAGCACACATGCTGTTGGTTTTTCTTTTAGAGCTTTTGGATACAGAATTATACTTCCAGAATATGCTCCAGG GTGGATCTACTTCTGGCTGCTGATGGCTGCAGGATGCGGTCTTTTCATAAGTGAAGAGGCTTTAAATATATGG GTTGGCATCACTTTAGCGCGGATGCTTTCACTGGATGGCACATGGCATTCTTTTCTTGATTCATTCTCTAGGAACGCTCACTACATTGTATCCACGGTTTTATGGGTTTACTG GGGAGTTTGCATTAGTGATATGATACCATTTTACCTTGGCAAGCTTTTCAGACAATCTGGGGCATCCGATGATGTTTCTTCAAAG TTAGGAATTGGCAGAGAGAAAGCATTGAAAATCACGCGCGTTGTCCAAAAATATGGAAATCTAGTTGGTGTTG TTGAACGGTTCTCGTTAGGTGTGAGGAATCCTACAGCATTTTTAGCAGGTGCAATG GTGCTGACTAGGAAAAGGTTGTTACCGCATGCTATGCATACTAAGCTTTGGTGTCGGAGCAGAATGAGTTAA
- the LOC113713890 gene encoding uncharacterized protein isoform X2, whose translation MAVVVANGRPLITALISCNLPHIKFLLGGGAPTSCRTPSFSSSLPNTTLKSANAPHHLWNFKPSASRYLPPVLVFKCRFTCFQHQGPESDESSTSKDKPEGQHKAADDVMQSLKGKAASGEISFLSKLVVLLAVALAITVLSIGFRQPNQRSLLGIQHLVDSSSAPALSTHAVGFSFRAFGYRIILPEYAPGWIYFWLLMAAGCGLFISEEALNIWVGITLARMLSLDGTWHSFLDSFSRNAHYIVSTVLWVYWGVCISDMIPFYLGKLFRQSGASDDVSSKLGIGREKALKITRVVQKYGNLVGVVERFSLGVRNPTAFLAGAMGISPEFFFAGVCCGGLITLPLQLGIGFLFRDRPVFALATVATVVGIWTIIPYAAAALTALFLYLRRKNFS comes from the exons ATGGCGGTTGTAGTAGCAAATGGGCGTCCATTAATTACGGCTCTCATCTCTTGCAATTTGCCACATATCAAGTTCTTGCTCGGTGGTGGTGCTCCCACCAGTTGTCGTACACCTTCCTTCTCCTCCTCGCTACCGAACACTACACTCAAAAGTGCAAATGCACCGCACCATCTTTGGAATTTTAAGCCCTCGGCATCTCGGTATCTCCCTCCTGTCCTTGTTTTTAAG TGTAGGTTCACATGCTTTCAGCATCAGGGTCCTGAAAGTGATGAGTCTTCCACATCTAAGGACAAACCAGAGGGACAACATAAGGCTGCTGATGATGTAATGCAAAGTTTGAAAGGCAAAGCAGCTAGTGGAGAAATCTCATTTCTGTCAAAACTAGTGGTACTCCTGGCTGTGGCTCTGGCAATTACAGTGCTATCCATTGGCTTTAGACAGCCTAATCAAAGATCTCTGCTTGGCATTCAACATTTAGTTGATAGTTCATCTGCTCCCGCTTTAAGCACACATGCTGTTGGTTTTTCTTTTAGAGCTTTTGGATACAGAATTATACTTCCAGAATATGCTCCAGG GTGGATCTACTTCTGGCTGCTGATGGCTGCAGGATGCGGTCTTTTCATAAGTGAAGAGGCTTTAAATATATGG GTTGGCATCACTTTAGCGCGGATGCTTTCACTGGATGGCACATGGCATTCTTTTCTTGATTCATTCTCTAGGAACGCTCACTACATTGTATCCACGGTTTTATGGGTTTACTG GGGAGTTTGCATTAGTGATATGATACCATTTTACCTTGGCAAGCTTTTCAGACAATCTGGGGCATCCGATGATGTTTCTTCAAAG TTAGGAATTGGCAGAGAGAAAGCATTGAAAATCACGCGCGTTGTCCAAAAATATGGAAATCTAGTTGGTGTTG TTGAACGGTTCTCGTTAGGTGTGAGGAATCCTACAGCATTTTTAGCAGGTGCAATG GGTATATCACCTGAGTTTTTCTTTGCCGGTGTCTGTTGTGGTGGTCTTATAACACTTCCACTTCAG TTGGGGATTGGATTCTTATTCAGAGACCGTCCAGTGTTTGCCCTTGCCACTGTTGCAACTGTAGTG GGAATCTGGACTATCATCCCATATGCTGCAGCTGCTTTGACAGCATTGTTCCTTTATCTGCGACGTAAGAACTTCAGTTAG
- the LOC113713890 gene encoding uncharacterized protein isoform X3, which yields MAVVVANGRPLITALISCNLPHIKFLLGGGAPTSCRTPSFSSSLPNTTLKSANAPHHLWNFKPSASRYLPPVLVFKHQGPESDESSTSKDKPEGQHKAADDVMQSLKGKAASGEISFLSKLVVLLAVALAITVLSIGFRQPNQRSLLGIQHLVDSSSAPALSTHAVGFSFRAFGYRIILPEYAPGWIYFWLLMAAGCGLFISEEALNIWVGITLARMLSLDGTWHSFLDSFSRNAHYIVSTVLWVYWGVCISDMIPFYLGKLFRQSGASDDVSSKLGIGREKALKITRVVQKYGNLVGVVERFSLGVRNPTAFLAGAMGISPEFFFAGVCCGGLITLPLQLGIGFLFRDRPVFALATVATVVGIWTIIPYAAAALTALFLYLRRKNFS from the exons ATGGCGGTTGTAGTAGCAAATGGGCGTCCATTAATTACGGCTCTCATCTCTTGCAATTTGCCACATATCAAGTTCTTGCTCGGTGGTGGTGCTCCCACCAGTTGTCGTACACCTTCCTTCTCCTCCTCGCTACCGAACACTACACTCAAAAGTGCAAATGCACCGCACCATCTTTGGAATTTTAAGCCCTCGGCATCTCGGTATCTCCCTCCTGTCCTTGTTTTTAAG CATCAGGGTCCTGAAAGTGATGAGTCTTCCACATCTAAGGACAAACCAGAGGGACAACATAAGGCTGCTGATGATGTAATGCAAAGTTTGAAAGGCAAAGCAGCTAGTGGAGAAATCTCATTTCTGTCAAAACTAGTGGTACTCCTGGCTGTGGCTCTGGCAATTACAGTGCTATCCATTGGCTTTAGACAGCCTAATCAAAGATCTCTGCTTGGCATTCAACATTTAGTTGATAGTTCATCTGCTCCCGCTTTAAGCACACATGCTGTTGGTTTTTCTTTTAGAGCTTTTGGATACAGAATTATACTTCCAGAATATGCTCCAGG GTGGATCTACTTCTGGCTGCTGATGGCTGCAGGATGCGGTCTTTTCATAAGTGAAGAGGCTTTAAATATATGG GTTGGCATCACTTTAGCGCGGATGCTTTCACTGGATGGCACATGGCATTCTTTTCTTGATTCATTCTCTAGGAACGCTCACTACATTGTATCCACGGTTTTATGGGTTTACTG GGGAGTTTGCATTAGTGATATGATACCATTTTACCTTGGCAAGCTTTTCAGACAATCTGGGGCATCCGATGATGTTTCTTCAAAG TTAGGAATTGGCAGAGAGAAAGCATTGAAAATCACGCGCGTTGTCCAAAAATATGGAAATCTAGTTGGTGTTG TTGAACGGTTCTCGTTAGGTGTGAGGAATCCTACAGCATTTTTAGCAGGTGCAATG GGTATATCACCTGAGTTTTTCTTTGCCGGTGTCTGTTGTGGTGGTCTTATAACACTTCCACTTCAG TTGGGGATTGGATTCTTATTCAGAGACCGTCCAGTGTTTGCCCTTGCCACTGTTGCAACTGTAGTG GGAATCTGGACTATCATCCCATATGCTGCAGCTGCTTTGACAGCATTGTTCCTTTATCTGCGACGTAAGAACTTCAGTTAG
- the LOC113713890 gene encoding uncharacterized protein isoform X4 — protein MAVVVANGRPLITALISCNLPHIKFLLGGGAPTSCRTPSFSSSLPNTTLKSANAPHHLWNFKPSASRFTCFQHQGPESDESSTSKDKPEGQHKAADDVMQSLKGKAASGEISFLSKLVVLLAVALAITVLSIGFRQPNQRSLLGIQHLVDSSSAPALSTHAVGFSFRAFGYRIILPEYAPGWIYFWLLMAAGCGLFISEEALNIWVGITLARMLSLDGTWHSFLDSFSRNAHYIVSTVLWVYWGVCISDMIPFYLGKLFRQSGASDDVSSKLGIGREKALKITRVVQKYGNLVGVVERFSLGVRNPTAFLAGAMGISPEFFFAGVCCGGLITLPLQLGIGFLFRDRPVFALATVATVVGIWTIIPYAAAALTALFLYLRRKNFS, from the exons ATGGCGGTTGTAGTAGCAAATGGGCGTCCATTAATTACGGCTCTCATCTCTTGCAATTTGCCACATATCAAGTTCTTGCTCGGTGGTGGTGCTCCCACCAGTTGTCGTACACCTTCCTTCTCCTCCTCGCTACCGAACACTACACTCAAAAGTGCAAATGCACCGCACCATCTTTGGAATTTTAAGCCCTCGGCATCTCG GTTCACATGCTTTCAGCATCAGGGTCCTGAAAGTGATGAGTCTTCCACATCTAAGGACAAACCAGAGGGACAACATAAGGCTGCTGATGATGTAATGCAAAGTTTGAAAGGCAAAGCAGCTAGTGGAGAAATCTCATTTCTGTCAAAACTAGTGGTACTCCTGGCTGTGGCTCTGGCAATTACAGTGCTATCCATTGGCTTTAGACAGCCTAATCAAAGATCTCTGCTTGGCATTCAACATTTAGTTGATAGTTCATCTGCTCCCGCTTTAAGCACACATGCTGTTGGTTTTTCTTTTAGAGCTTTTGGATACAGAATTATACTTCCAGAATATGCTCCAGG GTGGATCTACTTCTGGCTGCTGATGGCTGCAGGATGCGGTCTTTTCATAAGTGAAGAGGCTTTAAATATATGG GTTGGCATCACTTTAGCGCGGATGCTTTCACTGGATGGCACATGGCATTCTTTTCTTGATTCATTCTCTAGGAACGCTCACTACATTGTATCCACGGTTTTATGGGTTTACTG GGGAGTTTGCATTAGTGATATGATACCATTTTACCTTGGCAAGCTTTTCAGACAATCTGGGGCATCCGATGATGTTTCTTCAAAG TTAGGAATTGGCAGAGAGAAAGCATTGAAAATCACGCGCGTTGTCCAAAAATATGGAAATCTAGTTGGTGTTG TTGAACGGTTCTCGTTAGGTGTGAGGAATCCTACAGCATTTTTAGCAGGTGCAATG GGTATATCACCTGAGTTTTTCTTTGCCGGTGTCTGTTGTGGTGGTCTTATAACACTTCCACTTCAG TTGGGGATTGGATTCTTATTCAGAGACCGTCCAGTGTTTGCCCTTGCCACTGTTGCAACTGTAGTG GGAATCTGGACTATCATCCCATATGCTGCAGCTGCTTTGACAGCATTGTTCCTTTATCTGCGACGTAAGAACTTCAGTTAG